Proteins from a single region of Dictyostelium discoideum AX4 chromosome 5 chromosome, whole genome shotgun sequence:
- a CDS encoding Golgi phosphoprotein 3 family protein: MNPDNDNDSLPLLTLPEQLFLLILNPETGKLPYTFVPLFHGFVGCGIAELQLMDKVIVTKQNSQSFNNNKMLIKVIDHSKTGDTFLDYILSKLSNSFAQKGLQMATAILTISVGLNKMKRITETIAQSLIKKGFIRGTLKRSVLFKNKSIYEVIDYQAKLSVESSICKVLSTPPDYPDNCLRELIILLTFKQYEDFLIKPKLMDSLISRLYHPEQCAHIKANLRLINKNFYKEPSEVHLTNDPSVKMLSLVIGGIRNAITSE, translated from the exons atgaacccagataatgataatgattctttaccattattaacattaccagaacaattatttttattaatattaaatccaGAAACTGGGAAATTACCATATACATTTGTACCATTATTTCATGGTTTCGTTGGATGTGGTATTGCAGAATTACAATTAATGGATAAGGTTATTGTAACAAAACAAAACTcacaatcatttaataacaataaaatgtTAATTAAAGTAATTGATCATTCAAAAACTGGTGATACATTTTTAGATTATATATTATCCAAATTATCTAATTCATTTGCTCAAAAAGGTTTACAAATGGCAACTGCAATCTTAACAATTTCAGTcggtttaaataaaatg aaAAGAATTACAGAAACAATTGcacaatcattaattaaaaaaggatTTATAAGAGGAACTTTAAAAAGAtcagttttatttaaaaataaatctatttATGAAGTAATAGATTACCAAGCTAAATTATCTGTTGAATCTAGTATTTGTAAAGTTTTATCAACTCCTCCAGatt ATCCAGATAACTGTTTAAgggaattaattattttattaacatttaAACAATAtgaagattttttaattaaaccaaaattaatggattctttaatttctcgTTTATACCATCCAGAACAATGTGCACATATTAAAGCAAATCTtagattaattaataaaaatttctaTAAAGAACCAAGTGAAGTACATTTAACAAATGACCCATCAGTTAAAATGTTAAGTTTAGTTATTGGGGGTATTAGAAATGCAATCACCtctgaataa